One genomic segment of Streptomyces liangshanensis includes these proteins:
- a CDS encoding glycosyl hydrolase family 28-related protein, whose protein sequence is MSWSIRGAGASRSGRPPRRAAVVVASMTAAAVGLSVLAGGTAVARPGSGAGAAGVTGAAAKTTGGTPAVTRAALAPSLVAGRGADVDFAEQEAESAATNGTVIGPDRTAYTLPAEASGRQAVRLTPGKYVEFTLPRAANAINVRYSIPDAPGGGGITAPLDVTVNGKNRSTLTLTSQYAWLYNQYPFSNDPGADLLHPDWWITECACVPSATTPAPVISKPFRPNHFYDEQRLLLGKTYRAGDKVRLTVPAGSKAAWTVVDLLDSQLVGAPRVRLDAANVLAFGADPSGRRDSAPALDRAIAFAKRAHLKVYVPPGTYQVNRHIVVDDVTIEGAGSWYTIFKGREVALSTPAPDGSVHTGVGFYGKDAAAGGSRNVHLSGFAIEGDVRERIDTDQVNGVGGAMSDSTIDGLYIRHTKVGLWFDGPMTNTRVTNNVIVDQIADGLNFHTGVTRSTVSNNFVRNSGDDGLAMWSEKTSNANNTFSHNTVQSPVLANGIAIYGGTDLTVSGNLVADPVREGSAIHVGSRFGAEAFAGKLRITDNTTVRAGTYELNWNIGLGAIWFYALDKDIDADIQVTGDHYLDSTYNAIMLVSDFPVKDLYSIKNVRFKDIRVDGTGTSVVSARVAGSASFENVDARNVGAVGVNNCGSFNFTPAGSEFALTDLGGNDGGGTTGPWLAPWELPNTITCDDRPPVVVPPAPTTW, encoded by the coding sequence ATGTCGTGGAGCATCAGAGGTGCCGGCGCGAGCCGGTCCGGCAGACCCCCGCGGCGGGCGGCGGTGGTGGTCGCGTCGATGACCGCGGCCGCGGTCGGCCTGAGTGTCCTGGCCGGTGGTACGGCGGTGGCGCGCCCCGGCAGTGGGGCGGGCGCGGCCGGGGTCACCGGAGCCGCCGCGAAGACCACGGGCGGGACCCCCGCCGTCACCCGCGCCGCCCTCGCCCCGTCGCTCGTCGCGGGCCGGGGCGCCGACGTGGACTTCGCCGAGCAGGAGGCGGAGAGCGCCGCCACCAACGGCACGGTGATCGGCCCGGACCGTACCGCCTACACCCTCCCCGCCGAGGCCTCGGGCCGGCAGGCGGTCCGGCTGACCCCGGGCAAGTACGTCGAGTTCACCCTGCCGCGCGCGGCCAACGCGATCAACGTGCGCTACAGCATCCCGGACGCGCCGGGCGGCGGCGGCATCACCGCGCCCCTCGACGTCACCGTCAACGGCAAGAACCGCTCGACGCTCACGCTGACCTCGCAGTACGCGTGGCTCTACAACCAGTACCCGTTCTCCAACGACCCCGGCGCCGACCTGCTGCACCCCGACTGGTGGATCACCGAGTGCGCGTGCGTGCCCAGCGCCACCACCCCGGCGCCGGTGATCAGCAAGCCGTTCCGCCCCAACCACTTCTACGACGAGCAGCGCCTCCTGCTCGGGAAGACGTACCGCGCGGGCGACAAGGTACGGCTGACGGTCCCCGCGGGCAGCAAGGCCGCCTGGACCGTGGTCGACCTGCTCGACTCGCAGCTCGTCGGCGCGCCGCGGGTCCGGCTCGACGCCGCCAACGTGCTGGCGTTCGGGGCCGATCCCTCGGGCCGGCGCGACTCCGCCCCCGCGCTCGACCGGGCGATCGCCTTCGCCAAGCGCGCGCACCTCAAGGTGTACGTCCCGCCGGGCACGTACCAGGTGAACCGGCACATCGTCGTGGACGACGTGACGATCGAGGGCGCGGGCAGCTGGTACACGATCTTCAAGGGCCGTGAGGTGGCGCTCAGCACCCCGGCCCCCGACGGCTCGGTGCACACCGGCGTCGGCTTCTACGGCAAGGACGCGGCGGCGGGCGGCAGCCGTAACGTCCACCTGTCCGGCTTCGCGATCGAGGGGGACGTCCGCGAGCGGATCGACACCGACCAGGTCAACGGCGTCGGCGGCGCGATGAGCGACTCGACGATCGACGGGCTCTACATCCGCCACACCAAGGTGGGCCTGTGGTTCGACGGCCCGATGACCAACACGCGGGTGACGAACAACGTCATCGTCGACCAGATCGCCGACGGCCTCAACTTCCACACGGGCGTGACCCGTTCGACCGTGTCGAACAACTTCGTCCGCAACTCGGGCGACGACGGCCTCGCGATGTGGTCGGAGAAGACGTCGAACGCGAACAACACCTTCTCCCACAACACCGTCCAGTCGCCGGTGCTCGCCAACGGCATCGCGATCTACGGCGGTACGGACCTCACGGTCTCGGGCAACCTCGTCGCCGACCCCGTCCGGGAGGGCAGCGCGATCCACGTCGGCTCCCGCTTCGGCGCCGAGGCGTTCGCCGGGAAGCTGCGGATCACCGACAACACCACGGTCCGCGCGGGCACGTACGAGCTGAACTGGAACATCGGCCTCGGCGCCATCTGGTTCTACGCCCTCGACAAGGACATCGACGCGGACATCCAGGTCACCGGGGACCACTACCTGGACAGCACCTACAACGCGATCATGCTGGTCAGCGACTTCCCGGTGAAGGACCTCTACTCGATCAAGAACGTCCGCTTCAAGGACATCCGGGTCGACGGCACGGGCACCTCGGTGGTCAGCGCCCGCGTGGCCGGTTCCGCGTCCTTCGAGAACGTCGA
- a CDS encoding M28 family peptidase: MKLSVHGVPHISVRTAVTAGLALAGLLATGASAATAAPTAAPAGQRSAAAAALAAPDIPLANVKAHLTQLSSIAAANGGNRAHGRAGYLASVNYVKGKLDAAGFTTTVQQFTSGGATGYNLVADWPGGDPNQVIMTGSHLDSVTAGAGINDNGSGSSATLETALAVARANYQPVKHLRFAWWGAEELGLVGSRYYVNNLPTADRSKIKGYLNFDMLGSPNPGYFVYDDDPTIEQTFKDFYAGLGVPTEIETEGDGRSDHTPFKNVGIPVGGLFAGADYIKTAAQAQKWGGTSGQAFDRCYHSSCDTTANINDTALDRNSDAVAYAVWGLSGETPEPPAGTVFETLTDVAIPDNGAAVTSPLTVSGRTGNAPTALKVGVDIKHTWRGDLVVDLVAPDGTAYRLKASSSSDSADNVIATYTVNASSEAANGVWRLRVQDIASSDTGYIDSWKLTF, from the coding sequence ATGAAACTCTCCGTTCACGGAGTGCCTCACATATCCGTCCGCACGGCGGTCACCGCCGGACTCGCCCTGGCCGGGCTGCTGGCCACCGGCGCGAGTGCCGCGACCGCCGCCCCCACGGCCGCGCCGGCCGGACAGAGATCCGCGGCGGCGGCCGCGCTCGCGGCCCCCGACATCCCGCTCGCCAACGTCAAGGCGCACCTGACGCAGCTGTCGTCGATCGCCGCCGCCAACGGCGGCAACCGCGCCCACGGCAGGGCCGGTTACCTCGCGTCGGTCAACTACGTGAAGGGCAAGCTGGACGCCGCCGGATTCACCACCACCGTGCAGCAGTTCACCTCCGGCGGCGCCACCGGCTACAACCTGGTGGCCGACTGGCCCGGCGGGGACCCGAACCAGGTCATCATGACCGGCTCGCACCTCGACTCGGTGACGGCCGGCGCCGGCATCAACGACAACGGCTCGGGTTCGTCGGCCACCCTGGAGACCGCCCTCGCGGTCGCACGGGCCAACTACCAGCCCGTGAAGCACCTGCGGTTCGCCTGGTGGGGCGCGGAGGAGCTGGGCCTCGTCGGCTCCCGGTACTACGTCAACAACCTGCCGACCGCGGACCGGAGCAAGATCAAGGGCTACCTGAACTTCGACATGCTCGGGTCCCCCAACCCGGGGTACTTCGTCTACGACGACGACCCCACGATCGAGCAGACGTTCAAGGACTTCTACGCCGGGCTCGGTGTCCCGACGGAGATCGAGACCGAGGGCGACGGCCGCTCCGACCACACCCCGTTCAAGAACGTCGGCATCCCGGTCGGCGGCCTCTTCGCGGGCGCGGACTACATCAAGACCGCGGCGCAGGCGCAGAAGTGGGGCGGCACCTCGGGCCAGGCGTTCGACCGCTGCTACCACTCGTCGTGCGACACGACGGCGAACATCAACGACACGGCGCTGGACCGCAACAGCGACGCCGTCGCCTACGCGGTCTGGGGCCTCTCGGGCGAGACGCCCGAACCGCCGGCCGGCACGGTCTTCGAGACCCTCACCGACGTGGCGATCCCCGACAACGGCGCGGCCGTCACCTCGCCGCTGACCGTCTCGGGCCGCACCGGCAACGCGCCCACCGCGCTGAAGGTCGGCGTCGACATCAAGCACACCTGGCGCGGTGACCTGGTGGTCGACCTGGTCGCCCCGGACGGCACGGCGTACCGCCTCAAGGCGTCCAGCAGCAGCGACTCGGCGGACAACGTCATCGCCACGTACACCGTCAACGCGTCCTCGGAGGCGGCGAACGGCGTCTGGCGCCTCAGGGTCCAGGACATCGCGTCCTCGGACACGGGCTACATCGACAGCTGGAAGCTGACCTTCTAG